A window of the Arenibacter algicola genome harbors these coding sequences:
- a CDS encoding FAD-dependent oxidoreductase — protein MKQTPKNIAIIGSGLVGSLLAIYLRKLGHQITVYDRRPDIRNVEFSGRSINLAMSNRGWTALREVGIEKEVKKIAIPLDQRAIHVEGQPEYYQKYGKEGEAIWSISRGILNRRMIDLAEEAGVVFRFEEKVWDVNLPEGKIYTGATEKGKWKEYLYDIVFGCDGAFSRVRHKMQRRSRFNYVQEFIDVGYKELTIPANEDGTHKLDKHSFHIWPRGKFMFIAMPNMDGSFTCTLFLPFEGEVSFEKINTKEEAKRFFNTYFPDVTPVIEDLTTDFFNNPTSALVTIKCYPWTYWDKVALVGDSAHAIVPFYGQGMNAGFEDIYALNKIISKYGDDWEQIFSTYQTERKPNADAIAELSYRNFVEMSSMTADPNFILQKKIEKRFAQKYPDKWIPAYSRVTFSNKPYVEALANGDAQEEIMKQIMQIPNIDEIWDSEAVDQKILSLLSGKEKHEV, from the coding sequence ATGAAACAAACTCCTAAAAACATTGCTATTATCGGTTCTGGACTGGTGGGTTCCCTATTGGCAATTTACCTTCGGAAGTTAGGCCACCAGATAACGGTTTATGATCGGAGACCCGATATCCGCAATGTTGAGTTTTCCGGAAGATCCATCAATTTGGCGATGAGCAATAGGGGTTGGACGGCTTTAAGGGAGGTAGGTATTGAAAAAGAAGTAAAGAAAATTGCCATTCCTTTGGACCAACGTGCCATTCATGTTGAGGGGCAGCCAGAGTATTACCAAAAATATGGAAAGGAAGGAGAAGCTATCTGGTCTATTTCTCGAGGTATATTGAATCGGAGAATGATCGATCTTGCCGAAGAGGCAGGGGTAGTTTTTCGTTTTGAGGAAAAGGTGTGGGATGTAAACCTTCCAGAGGGAAAAATATATACTGGCGCAACGGAGAAAGGAAAGTGGAAGGAATATCTGTACGATATTGTTTTTGGCTGCGATGGTGCTTTTTCCCGAGTTAGGCACAAAATGCAACGTAGAAGTAGATTTAATTACGTTCAGGAATTTATAGATGTTGGTTACAAGGAGCTCACCATACCGGCCAATGAGGATGGCACCCATAAATTGGATAAGCATTCCTTTCATATCTGGCCAAGGGGGAAGTTTATGTTTATAGCCATGCCCAACATGGATGGTAGTTTTACCTGTACCCTGTTCCTGCCCTTTGAAGGGGAGGTTTCCTTTGAGAAGATAAATACCAAGGAGGAGGCCAAACGCTTCTTTAACACCTACTTCCCGGATGTTACTCCGGTTATAGAGGACCTGACTACGGATTTTTTCAATAATCCCACCAGCGCTTTGGTGACCATAAAGTGCTACCCTTGGACCTATTGGGATAAAGTGGCTTTGGTAGGCGATTCCGCCCATGCTATTGTGCCATTTTATGGACAGGGAATGAATGCTGGCTTTGAGGATATTTATGCCCTAAATAAGATAATTTCAAAATATGGGGACGATTGGGAGCAAATTTTTAGTACCTATCAAACAGAGCGTAAACCCAATGCCGATGCTATAGCAGAGCTTAGTTACCGGAATTTTGTAGAAATGAGCAGTATGACTGCCGACCCCAATTTTATATTACAGAAAAAGATTGAAAAGCGTTTTGCCCAAAAATACCCTGACAAATGGATCCCTGCCTATTCGCGGGTTACATTTTCCAATAAGCCCTATGTTGAAGCTTTGGCCAATGGGGATGCACAGGAAGAAATAATGAAACAGATAATGCAAATTCCCAATATTGATGAGATTTGGGACAGTGAGGCGGTGGATCAAAAGATCCTAAGTCTATTGAGCGGAAAAGAAAAACACGAAGTATAG
- a CDS encoding ClpP family protease, with the protein MSSKKGKIQEAIDEKLLGERKVFLWGMVDDDTAKHVIDRLLYLDMQNNKEIQLYINSPGGYVTSGFAIYDTIKSLKSPVSTICSGLAASMGSILLSVGAKGRRFIQPHAQVMIHQPSGGARGQASNIEIQAKEIIKTRELSAKILAENCGQDFEKVMKDFDRDYWMNAEESVTYGIVDGIME; encoded by the coding sequence ATGAGTTCAAAAAAAGGAAAGATACAAGAGGCAATAGACGAAAAATTGCTGGGCGAAAGAAAAGTATTTCTATGGGGAATGGTAGATGATGATACCGCTAAGCATGTGATCGATCGTTTGTTGTATTTGGATATGCAAAACAACAAAGAAATTCAATTGTACATAAATAGCCCTGGAGGTTATGTTACTTCTGGTTTTGCCATCTACGATACCATTAAATCCTTAAAGAGTCCAGTATCTACCATATGCTCCGGTTTGGCAGCATCTATGGGATCCATTTTATTGTCGGTAGGAGCAAAAGGTAGACGTTTTATTCAGCCCCATGCCCAAGTGATGATACATCAGCCCAGTGGTGGTGCCAGGGGACAGGCCTCGAATATTGAGATTCAGGCCAAGGAAATTATCAAGACCCGTGAACTTAGTGCCAAAATATTGGCGGAAAACTGTGGTCAGGATTTTGAGAAGGTGATGAAGGATTTTGATAGGGATTATTGGATGAACGCAGAGGAGTCCGTAACCTATGGTATTGTGGACGGAATTATGGAATAA
- a CDS encoding zinc ribbon domain-containing protein has translation MATKTETTVEEKLRALYDLQLIDSRVDEIRNVRGELPLEVEDLEDEVLGLKTRMDKLKTDVETINYEIGAKKNLIDEAKVLIKKYAEQQKNVRNSREFNSLTKEVEFQELEIQLADKNIKEFKAQIEQKKEVIATTKERLTERELHLKHKKSELNAILAETEKEEKALLKKSEEYQSQIEERLVKAYNRIRNNVKNGLAVVPIERGASGGSFFTIPPQVQVEIASRKKIISDEHSGRILVDPVLAEEEQEKMQKLFSKL, from the coding sequence ATGGCAACAAAGACAGAAACAACAGTAGAAGAAAAGTTAAGAGCACTATATGATTTGCAATTAATTGATTCTAGAGTTGATGAGATAAGAAATGTTAGAGGAGAACTTCCTCTAGAAGTAGAAGATTTGGAAGACGAGGTACTTGGCCTTAAAACAAGAATGGATAAGCTTAAAACCGATGTTGAAACTATTAACTACGAGATAGGCGCCAAGAAAAATCTTATTGATGAAGCCAAAGTCTTGATCAAAAAATATGCGGAACAGCAAAAGAACGTCCGCAATAGCAGGGAATTTAATTCATTGACCAAAGAAGTAGAATTTCAGGAACTTGAAATTCAATTGGCCGATAAGAATATAAAAGAGTTCAAAGCCCAAATAGAGCAGAAAAAAGAAGTTATAGCCACTACCAAAGAACGATTGACCGAAAGGGAATTGCACCTTAAGCACAAGAAAAGCGAATTGAACGCTATTTTGGCCGAAACGGAGAAGGAGGAAAAAGCCCTTTTGAAAAAATCGGAAGAGTACCAATCCCAAATTGAGGAGCGCTTGGTAAAGGCTTACAATAGAATCCGAAATAATGTAAAAAACGGTTTGGCTGTAGTTCCTATTGAAAGAGGTGCTTCAGGAGGATCTTTCTTTACCATTCCACCGCAAGTTCAGGTTGAAATTGCTTCACGCAAAAAAATCATTAGCGATGAACACAGTGGTAGAATTTTGGTAGACCCAGTTTTGGCCGAAGAGGAACAAGAAAAAATGCAAAAGCTATTTTCTAAATTATAG
- a CDS encoding GNAT family N-acetyltransferase has protein sequence MQQFTVRMATLEDLNILQSFEQEIIRAERPFDETLDKDPISYYDLRQLILSEEAAVMVAELNSKIVGSGYGLIRDAKPYLDHKKYTYLGFMYTDSDQRGKGVNKAIVDALMHWSKSKDIHEVRLTVYNDNAPAIRAYEKVGFKKHILEMRVKVD, from the coding sequence ATGCAACAATTTACCGTAAGAATGGCCACTTTGGAGGATTTAAATATTCTGCAGTCCTTTGAACAGGAAATTATTCGTGCAGAAAGACCTTTTGACGAAACCTTGGATAAAGATCCGATCAGCTATTATGACTTAAGGCAACTTATATTGTCAGAAGAGGCCGCGGTAATGGTAGCCGAGCTCAATTCGAAGATAGTAGGTTCCGGTTATGGATTAATACGGGATGCAAAACCCTATTTGGATCATAAAAAATACACCTACCTAGGGTTTATGTATACTGATAGTGATCAACGCGGCAAGGGCGTTAATAAGGCAATAGTGGATGCTTTGATGCACTGGTCAAAGTCCAAAGATATCCATGAAGTTAGGCTTACGGTTTACAATGACAATGCACCTGCCATTAGGGCTTACGAGAAAGTGGGCTTTAAAAAGCATATTTTGGAAATGAGGGTAAAGGTTGACTGA
- a CDS encoding M1 family metallopeptidase, which yields MSRIKHVFASLLFLCAAVTVAQEEVKNEREPGHLNQNKFKQLYEEFATPNTYRSASGAPGPDYYQQQADYKMDIELDDKNAKIYGSETITYTNNSPDDLSFLWVQLDQNVRSKTSKSPLRDGEGMPVAEPVASFANKYMTEPFDGGFNIEYVRGTNGKALPYTINQTMMRIDLPEVLKSKGQVSFSIKWWYNIPDHTVNRARSGYEYFPKDGNRAYVIAQFFPRMAVYSDIEGWQNHQFWGSGEFALPFGNYEVNITVPADHILDGTGELQNMKEVFSKEMISRYEKAKKSYDKPVIIVSQAEAEEAEKGFSDKKKTWKLKAENVRDFGFATSRKFIYDMQAVKIGNRDVMAISMYPKEGNPLWEEYSTKAVAHTLRSYSDHTFDYPYPKAISVHAKNQGMEYPMICWNYGRPNEDGTYSDRVKYGMISVIIHEVGHNFFPMIVNSDERQWGWMDEGLDTFMQYMAEQEFGVAYPEAIAPNSKYPSGRGEPTKIIPYMSGDQSTIAPIMSNPENVYQLGNNAYGKPATALNILRETVMGRELFDHAFKTYAQRWMFKHPSPEDFFRTMEDASAVDLDWFWRSWFYTTDYVDIGVKGVKKYYVSDKPSKQMMEIMAARNIKEEDLPPLVYLEEEDSADADAKLKGKAPSENSKTLKEFMMDNLSAAERNAIEEPKYFYEITFNKPGGIPMPLIVEYTYEDGSKENITYPPEIWRKNDQEVKRVIASGKELVGIVVDPKAETADIDTTNNSWPAKEVKSDFELFKENIRGK from the coding sequence ATGAGTAGAATAAAACATGTTTTTGCCTCGCTATTGTTCCTTTGCGCGGCTGTTACCGTTGCCCAGGAAGAGGTAAAGAATGAACGGGAGCCCGGGCATCTTAATCAGAATAAATTTAAGCAGCTTTATGAGGAGTTTGCTACCCCAAACACCTATAGGTCGGCCTCTGGGGCTCCAGGTCCGGATTACTATCAGCAGCAGGCAGATTATAAGATGGATATTGAACTCGACGATAAAAATGCCAAGATATACGGTTCAGAAACCATAACATATACCAATAATTCCCCTGATGACCTTTCATTTTTATGGGTGCAATTGGATCAGAACGTACGTTCCAAAACTTCTAAATCGCCCTTGCGAGATGGTGAGGGCATGCCAGTAGCGGAGCCGGTGGCCAGTTTCGCCAATAAATATATGACGGAGCCTTTTGATGGTGGATTCAATATAGAATATGTAAGGGGTACCAACGGAAAGGCTTTGCCCTATACTATTAATCAGACTATGATGCGCATAGATCTTCCCGAGGTTTTAAAAAGTAAGGGCCAGGTTTCCTTCTCTATAAAATGGTGGTACAATATTCCAGACCATACCGTAAATAGGGCGCGTTCTGGATATGAATACTTTCCTAAGGACGGAAACAGGGCTTATGTTATTGCCCAATTCTTCCCGAGAATGGCAGTCTATAGCGATATAGAAGGCTGGCAGAACCATCAGTTCTGGGGCAGCGGGGAATTTGCCCTTCCCTTTGGCAATTACGAGGTAAACATTACCGTTCCGGCCGATCATATCTTGGATGGTACCGGAGAGCTTCAGAATATGAAGGAAGTATTTTCCAAGGAAATGATAAGTAGGTATGAAAAGGCTAAAAAATCTTATGACAAGCCTGTAATCATTGTGAGTCAAGCCGAAGCCGAAGAGGCAGAAAAAGGATTTTCGGACAAGAAAAAAACTTGGAAGCTTAAGGCGGAAAACGTAAGGGATTTTGGTTTTGCTACCTCCCGTAAATTTATTTACGATATGCAGGCAGTGAAGATAGGCAATAGGGATGTAATGGCCATTTCCATGTATCCAAAAGAAGGCAATCCGTTATGGGAAGAATATTCTACCAAGGCAGTGGCCCATACCTTGCGCTCTTATTCCGATCATACTTTTGATTATCCCTATCCCAAGGCAATATCGGTTCACGCCAAGAATCAGGGTATGGAATACCCTATGATCTGTTGGAACTACGGGAGACCCAATGAGGACGGTACCTACTCCGATAGAGTGAAATACGGGATGATTTCCGTAATTATCCATGAAGTTGGACACAACTTTTTCCCCATGATAGTTAATTCCGATGAACGTCAGTGGGGTTGGATGGATGAAGGTTTGGATACCTTTATGCAATATATGGCAGAGCAGGAATTTGGGGTAGCCTATCCCGAAGCAATTGCTCCAAATAGCAAATACCCATCAGGGAGAGGGGAGCCTACCAAGATAATACCCTATATGTCCGGGGATCAAAGTACCATAGCACCCATTATGTCCAATCCAGAGAATGTTTATCAATTGGGGAACAATGCCTATGGCAAACCGGCTACGGCTTTAAATATTCTTAGGGAAACCGTAATGGGAAGGGAACTTTTTGATCATGCCTTTAAGACCTATGCACAAAGATGGATGTTTAAACATCCTTCCCCAGAGGATTTCTTTAGGACCATGGAAGATGCTTCGGCGGTTGATTTGGATTGGTTTTGGAGAAGTTGGTTCTATACTACGGATTATGTGGATATTGGGGTAAAGGGTGTCAAGAAATATTATGTTTCCGATAAGCCTTCTAAACAAATGATGGAAATAATGGCGGCAAGGAATATTAAGGAAGAGGATCTGCCCCCATTGGTTTATTTGGAGGAGGAAGACTCGGCAGATGCAGATGCCAAGTTAAAAGGAAAGGCGCCATCGGAAAATTCCAAGACATTAAAAGAGTTCATGATGGACAATCTGTCGGCGGCTGAGAGAAATGCCATTGAGGAACCCAAATATTTCTATGAGATTACTTTTAATAAACCAGGAGGCATTCCTATGCCTTTGATCGTAGAATATACCTACGAAGATGGTTCCAAGGAAAATATTACCTACCCACCGGAAATATGGAGAAAAAATGATCAGGAAGTAAAAAGGGTCATTGCTTCCGGCAAGGAGTTGGTAGGAATTGTGGTAGATCCAAAGGCAGAAACTGCCGATATTGATACTACCAATAATTCATGGCCTGCCAAGGAGGTTAAATCCGACTTTGAACTTTTTAAAGAGAATATAAGAGGGAAATAA
- a CDS encoding carboxypeptidase-like regulatory domain-containing protein, which yields MAQDFSKTLEGKVYSEDGDVAATHVLNTTTKKAAITDINGFFSIVVNLNDTLVFSAVQYKRKEIVVNSSILESKFLSVPLVESNIALDEVIVMPYNLTGELGRDMNNMDVGPVISATSLGLPNAHVKPLMQSERLLREASMGPMSIGMLTSIPFNPLINAITGRTKMLKKRVARDIKYNKSQQLRTQFADSLFVLQLKIPLEKIDDFLYYCEVDANFNAVVDSQDLFAIWEFLKQKSVIYRKNNEME from the coding sequence ATGGCACAGGATTTTTCCAAGACTTTGGAGGGAAAAGTGTATAGTGAGGACGGGGATGTGGCTGCCACCCATGTGCTCAATACCACTACAAAAAAAGCGGCCATTACCGATATCAACGGATTTTTTTCCATTGTTGTAAACCTAAATGATACCCTGGTTTTTTCTGCCGTACAATATAAACGCAAAGAGATTGTAGTAAACTCCAGTATCTTGGAGAGTAAATTTTTATCCGTTCCTCTAGTGGAATCCAATATTGCTTTGGATGAGGTTATCGTTATGCCCTATAACCTAACGGGGGAGTTGGGCAGGGATATGAACAATATGGATGTGGGACCTGTTATTTCCGCCACCAGTCTGGGGCTGCCCAATGCCCATGTAAAGCCCTTGATGCAGAGTGAAAGATTGCTTAGGGAAGCCTCCATGGGTCCCATGTCTATTGGCATGTTGACCAGTATTCCGTTCAATCCGTTGATCAATGCCATTACAGGCCGCACCAAAATGTTGAAGAAACGGGTGGCAAGGGATATTAAATACAATAAATCCCAACAATTACGTACACAATTTGCCGATAGCCTTTTTGTACTTCAACTTAAAATTCCCTTGGAAAAAATAGACGATTTCCTGTATTACTGTGAGGTCGATGCCAATTTTAATGCGGTTGTGGATAGTCAGGACCTATTTGCCATTTGGGAGTTTTTAAAACAAAAAAGTGTCATTTACAGAAAGAATAATGAGATGGAGTGA
- a CDS encoding DUF6702 family protein, with the protein MQLIKKTFLILLLPLLAFTVAHKFYISVTSVEYSDKDRALQITTRIFIDDFEKVLQERYGIKGSLATKEESDMADAYIEKYLRTKFMVEINDRPVDFDFLGKEYDNDIMICYLEVPKIDLGTATSISVENEVLMDIFEEQKNVVHFKLGNQKKSFVLIRENNKGMLNLK; encoded by the coding sequence ATGCAATTAATAAAGAAGACCTTTTTAATACTGTTGTTGCCCCTATTGGCATTCACGGTGGCACATAAATTTTACATCAGTGTAACCAGTGTAGAATACTCCGATAAGGACAGGGCACTGCAGATTACGACCAGGATATTTATAGACGATTTTGAAAAGGTACTACAGGAGCGGTATGGCATTAAGGGCAGTTTGGCTACCAAGGAGGAGTCCGACATGGCAGATGCATATATTGAAAAATATTTGAGGACAAAATTTATGGTTGAAATCAATGATAGGCCTGTGGACTTTGATTTCTTGGGTAAGGAATATGACAACGATATTATGATATGTTATCTGGAAGTTCCAAAAATAGATTTGGGTACTGCGACCAGCATTTCCGTTGAAAACGAAGTGCTGATGGACATTTTTGAGGAACAGAAGAATGTGGTCCACTTTAAACTCGGGAACCAAAAAAAGAGTTTTGTACTTATCCGCGAGAATAATAAAGGAATGTTAAACTTAAAGTAA
- the kynU gene encoding kynureninase produces MEFKNSLVFAQQLDAVDPLREYRDEFHFPKVKGKDVIYFTGNSLGLQPKRTQKFVDDIMKDWKDLAVEGHFHAEKPWWDYHERLAAPLAKVVGAKTPEVSVMNTLTVNLHMLMVSFYRPTEKRFKIICEEKAFPSDQYMLNSQVEFHGFDTNTAIVEVKKRPGENFWHTQDVIDKINEVGKELALVLIGGVNYYNGQVFNMEAITKAAKAQGAFVGWDLAHGVGNVELKLHDWGVDFAAWCSYKYMNSGPGNASGIFVHEKYLNNNEIPRFEGWWGTKKETRFLMKPEFEPMENADAWQVSNPPVLSLAPYLASLEMFNEVGMEALISKRNLIVAYLEFILQEIDKETEGSFEIITPKDRGCQLSVFLHGQGKDLFNYLMDNGVITDWREPNVIRLAPAPFYCSFADMYNFGQILKSGILAKG; encoded by the coding sequence ATGGAATTTAAAAATTCGTTAGTTTTTGCCCAACAATTGGATGCGGTGGATCCCCTTAGGGAATACCGTGACGAATTCCATTTTCCTAAAGTAAAGGGCAAGGATGTTATTTATTTCACCGGAAATTCCCTGGGATTACAGCCTAAACGCACCCAAAAGTTTGTGGATGACATAATGAAGGATTGGAAGGACCTGGCGGTGGAAGGTCATTTCCATGCTGAAAAACCTTGGTGGGATTATCATGAGCGGTTGGCAGCACCCTTGGCAAAAGTAGTAGGAGCCAAGACGCCGGAAGTTTCCGTTATGAATACCTTGACCGTAAACCTTCACATGCTGATGGTGTCTTTTTATAGGCCTACCGAAAAGAGATTTAAGATTATTTGCGAGGAAAAAGCATTTCCTTCCGATCAATATATGTTGAACAGCCAGGTTGAATTTCATGGTTTCGATACCAATACCGCTATTGTGGAAGTGAAGAAAAGGCCGGGCGAAAATTTTTGGCATACCCAAGATGTTATCGATAAAATTAATGAAGTTGGAAAAGAACTGGCCTTGGTGCTCATAGGTGGCGTTAATTACTACAATGGTCAGGTCTTTAATATGGAAGCCATAACCAAGGCGGCCAAGGCACAAGGAGCATTCGTAGGATGGGATTTGGCGCATGGGGTAGGTAATGTGGAATTAAAACTGCACGATTGGGGGGTCGACTTTGCAGCTTGGTGCAGTTATAAATATATGAACAGTGGTCCTGGGAATGCTTCCGGGATTTTTGTTCACGAGAAATATCTGAATAACAACGAGATTCCAAGATTTGAAGGCTGGTGGGGAACAAAAAAAGAGACCAGGTTTTTAATGAAACCAGAGTTTGAACCTATGGAAAATGCGGATGCATGGCAGGTAAGCAATCCTCCAGTACTTTCCCTTGCTCCTTATCTGGCCTCTTTGGAAATGTTCAATGAAGTGGGTATGGAGGCCCTGATTTCCAAAAGAAATCTCATTGTGGCTTATTTGGAGTTTATTCTCCAGGAAATAGACAAGGAGACCGAAGGGTCTTTCGAAATTATTACCCCAAAGGACAGGGGCTGTCAACTTTCCGTGTTTTTGCACGGGCAGGGGAAGGATTTGTTCAATTATCTAATGGATAATGGCGTTATTACAGATTGGCGCGAACCCAACGTAATTCGGCTGGCACCTGCACCTTTTTATTGTTCCTTTGCCGATATGTACAACTTTGGTCAAATTCTTAAATCCGGCATCCTGGCAAAGGGCTAG
- a CDS encoding MFS transporter, with translation MKSLRLILSNPRYFAPSWVFASINILFGTWAIYIPSVKEKLDINKADLGIALFFLSLGVFLVFPVAAKIINRLGVGKATWYGIIFSSVAALFPLLAPNYYSLMGGLFLLGAGNGFTDIAMNTLVTEIEKEDRQNFMSASHGFFSLGGVIAGLGSFLIFTINNPALHMLYAVILVLIVNFIFHKHYSHIVAAPVEKEPFSLKLFKPLLVLGIISFVVMGGEGAIVDWSGLFLQEISMAPETLIGTGFLAFSVMMTLGRFLGDSISAAIGPIKIVALGASIAIVGFVFVLTTYTYMAILGFALIGLGFSVIVPELFRIGGTVKGVDSSQGVSFIAGTGYSGFLIGPVVLGFVAESFSLKYTFVILLFCTILVLAATLGLHRRRK, from the coding sequence ATGAAGTCACTTCGTCTTATTCTTTCCAACCCTAGATATTTTGCACCTTCGTGGGTATTTGCCAGTATTAATATTTTGTTCGGTACTTGGGCCATTTATATCCCTTCGGTCAAGGAAAAATTGGACATCAATAAGGCCGATTTGGGAATTGCACTATTTTTCCTGTCTCTGGGCGTTTTTTTAGTCTTTCCGGTGGCTGCCAAAATCATTAATAGACTAGGGGTAGGTAAGGCTACATGGTATGGAATAATTTTCAGTAGCGTGGCAGCTTTGTTTCCTTTACTGGCACCCAATTATTATTCTTTAATGGGGGGGCTTTTTTTATTGGGGGCCGGCAATGGTTTTACCGATATTGCCATGAATACCTTGGTCACAGAAATTGAAAAGGAAGACCGGCAAAATTTTATGTCGGCCTCCCATGGCTTTTTTAGCTTGGGTGGTGTAATTGCCGGTCTAGGCAGTTTTCTGATATTTACCATCAATAATCCGGCATTGCATATGCTCTATGCCGTTATTTTGGTGTTGATAGTAAACTTTATATTCCATAAACACTATAGTCATATTGTAGCCGCCCCGGTTGAAAAGGAGCCTTTTAGTCTAAAACTATTTAAACCACTCTTGGTTCTTGGGATTATTTCCTTTGTGGTAATGGGGGGCGAAGGAGCTATCGTGGATTGGAGCGGACTGTTTCTACAAGAAATAAGTATGGCCCCGGAAACATTGATAGGCACCGGTTTTTTGGCATTTTCCGTAATGATGACCTTGGGAAGGTTCCTGGGAGATAGCATTAGTGCCGCTATCGGCCCTATTAAAATAGTGGCCTTGGGGGCATCTATCGCCATTGTAGGTTTTGTTTTTGTCCTTACCACCTATACCTATATGGCCATTCTAGGTTTCGCATTGATAGGACTTGGCTTTTCGGTAATTGTTCCTGAGCTGTTTAGGATAGGGGGAACGGTCAAGGGAGTGGATTCTTCCCAAGGGGTATCCTTTATAGCTGGTACTGGCTATTCCGGTTTCTTAATTGGTCCGGTAGTTCTGGGGTTTGTAGCCGAGAGTTTTTCCCTCAAGTATACCTTTGTAATTCTATTGTTCTGCACTATTTTGGTACTTGCCGCTACTTTAGGGCTACATAGGAGAAGGAAATAG
- a CDS encoding O-methyltransferase, with protein sequence MHFLSSILEQYIADHSQSEPELLQRLTRETHLKVIQPRMITGHFQGRVLSLLSKIIAPKNILEIGTYTGYSAICLAEGLQKEGALHTIDINEELHAMQRRYFDESGYGPRIMQHTGDALEIIPQLDVVFDMVFIDAEKVSYDQYFEAALKKCRPGSVILSDNVLWSGKVVEPLDPKDKATKILKDYNKKLRDDPRVETVLLPIRDGLTLSRVL encoded by the coding sequence ATGCATTTTTTATCTTCCATATTGGAACAATATATTGCAGACCATTCGCAATCGGAACCCGAATTACTCCAAAGACTAACGCGGGAAACCCATTTAAAGGTTATTCAACCAAGAATGATTACCGGGCATTTTCAAGGTAGGGTATTGAGCCTTTTATCAAAAATAATCGCCCCCAAGAATATTTTGGAAATAGGCACCTATACCGGTTATTCTGCCATTTGCCTTGCCGAAGGGCTTCAAAAGGAGGGCGCATTGCACACTATTGACATCAATGAAGAACTCCATGCCATGCAAAGACGGTATTTTGACGAAAGTGGTTATGGACCTCGCATTATGCAGCATACAGGTGATGCCCTGGAGATAATACCACAGCTGGACGTAGTTTTTGATATGGTTTTTATTGATGCCGAAAAGGTAAGTTACGACCAATACTTTGAGGCCGCCTTAAAAAAATGTCGCCCCGGCAGCGTTATTCTATCAGATAATGTGCTTTGGTCCGGGAAGGTTGTGGAGCCTTTGGACCCCAAGGACAAGGCTACCAAAATTCTGAAGGATTACAATAAGAAGTTGAGGGACGATCCCAGGGTAGAAACGGTATTATTGCCAATTAGGGACGGACTCACCTTAAGTAGGGTGTTGTAA
- a CDS encoding Sec-independent protein translocase subunit TatA/TatB, which produces MLSTIILFISGAEIFFIMFIVVMVFGADKIPGIAKGLGKGMRQLKDATEDIKKEIQKSAEKQGIDTSFTDDIKNEINKVKQNVDEVTGVVKRK; this is translated from the coding sequence ATGTTAAGTACGATAATTCTATTTATTAGCGGGGCGGAAATCTTTTTTATCATGTTTATCGTGGTAATGGTTTTTGGCGCCGACAAAATTCCTGGCATAGCCAAGGGATTGGGGAAGGGCATGCGACAACTTAAGGATGCCACGGAGGATATCAAGAAAGAGATACAAAAAAGTGCCGAGAAGCAGGGAATAGATACCAGCTTTACAGACGACATAAAGAACGAAATCAATAAAGTGAAGCAGAACGTCGATGAGGTAACCGGCGTTGTAAAAAGAAAGTAA
- a CDS encoding phosphatase PAP2 family protein: MLDQLLQWDRDAFIYLNSLGIENHDAFWSAITNFSTWIPLFIFFVVLVFRAYPKKEAFWVLGTILITLTVVAALTGITKELVARLRPSNTEEINTLIRILKSPTGYSFFSGHASSSFSITTGVFLFLRDKWKWSWLFYIWPLLFALSRIYVGVHYPLDLIVGALVGIILAIMFYRLYHKLEPAK; encoded by the coding sequence ATGCTGGACCAACTGTTACAGTGGGACCGGGATGCTTTTATCTATCTGAACAGTTTGGGCATTGAAAACCATGATGCTTTTTGGTCTGCCATAACTAATTTCTCTACTTGGATTCCCTTATTTATTTTTTTTGTAGTTCTTGTTTTTAGGGCATACCCTAAAAAAGAGGCCTTTTGGGTTCTAGGTACCATACTTATTACCTTGACCGTCGTAGCGGCACTTACAGGAATCACCAAGGAATTGGTGGCACGTCTTCGCCCAAGTAATACAGAGGAAATCAACACCTTGATCCGAATTCTTAAAAGTCCCACCGGCTATAGTTTTTTTTCGGGCCATGCTTCCAGTTCCTTTAGTATTACTACAGGTGTTTTCCTATTTCTTAGGGATAAATGGAAATGGTCCTGGCTGTTCTATATTTGGCCGTTATTATTTGCTTTAAGTCGCATTTATGTTGGGGTACATTATCCGTTGGACCTTATCGTAGGTGCCCTAGTGGGAATTATATTGGCCATTATGTTCTACAGACTGTACCATAAATTGGAGCCGGCAAAATAG